The Candidatus Uhrbacteria bacterium genome has a segment encoding these proteins:
- the uppS gene encoding di-trans,poly-cis-decaprenylcistransferase, with product MSQTELAGPRHLAMIMDGNRRWAKEKGLPSVEGHRAGYETMKKVGDWCLERSVEILTVYAFSTENWKRSETEVGFLMTLLEHALDKELDYFISRKIKLRILGRREGFKPRILELIDKAQEATKDFDAMTFAICLNYGGRTELVDAVKEIVAEGMQPEAIDELSISKRLYWPNMPDPDMIVRTSGEERLSGFLLWQSAYSEFYWLKKNWPAIDEKDIDVIIEEYKTRQRRYGK from the coding sequence ATGTCCCAAACAGAACTGGCTGGTCCGAGACATCTTGCGATGATCATGGATGGCAATCGCCGATGGGCCAAGGAAAAGGGCTTGCCGAGCGTCGAGGGGCACCGTGCCGGGTACGAAACAATGAAGAAAGTCGGGGATTGGTGCTTGGAACGAAGCGTCGAGATTTTGACGGTCTATGCATTCTCGACCGAGAACTGGAAGCGTAGTGAAACGGAAGTCGGATTTTTGATGACGCTGCTTGAGCACGCCCTCGACAAAGAGTTGGATTATTTTATTTCGCGTAAAATCAAGCTGCGGATTTTGGGACGCCGCGAGGGATTCAAACCGCGTATTCTTGAGTTGATCGACAAGGCGCAGGAAGCGACCAAAGATTTTGATGCAATGACGTTTGCGATCTGTTTGAACTATGGCGGACGCACGGAATTGGTTGATGCGGTGAAGGAAATCGTGGCGGAAGGCATGCAACCTGAAGCGATCGATGAATTATCGATTTCAAAACGTTTGTACTGGCCCAACATGCCTGATCCGGACATGATTGTGCGTACGAGTGGCGAGGAACGTTTGAGTGGATTCCTTTTGTGGCAGAGCGCGTATAGTGAGTTTTACTGGCTGAAAAAGAATTGGCCCGCGATTGACGAGAAAGATATCGACGTGATCATCGAGGAATACAAGACGAGACAGAGACGGTACGGAAAATAA
- a CDS encoding bifunctional 5,10-methylenetetrahydrofolate dehydrogenase/5,10-methenyltetrahydrofolate cyclohydrolase: MHLIDGKALAVKIRQEIAQEVSAFGRHPRLNVLLVGDDAASRLYVDLKQTAGKEAGVDVIVDQRGIDSTQLELEALIDAWNADDAVDGILIQLPLPSGFDTDALIKHIAIEKDADGFHPNNPNLVSPLHEGILLLINETPLKLPGSQGVIIANSDIFAKPLEKLLTIGGVSVDIMRPDDINKTLLEEAELVISAIGRPLFLPAALLKNGAVLIDVGTTRENGKTYGDFDIESIRNTDCWLTPVPGGVGPMTVALLLKNVLRLAKLR, from the coding sequence ATGCATCTCATTGATGGCAAAGCTCTCGCGGTCAAAATCCGTCAAGAAATCGCGCAAGAAGTGTCTGCCTTTGGCCGGCACCCACGCTTAAATGTGCTTCTCGTCGGCGATGACGCTGCTTCACGCCTCTACGTCGATCTCAAACAAACGGCCGGCAAAGAAGCTGGCGTAGACGTGATCGTCGATCAGCGCGGTATCGACTCCACCCAATTAGAACTCGAGGCATTGATCGACGCCTGGAACGCCGACGATGCCGTCGACGGCATCCTCATCCAGCTCCCCCTCCCATCCGGCTTTGATACCGATGCCTTAATCAAGCATATCGCCATCGAGAAAGACGCGGACGGCTTCCATCCCAACAATCCAAATCTCGTCTCACCTTTACATGAAGGTATTTTGCTCTTGATCAATGAGACGCCGCTTAAACTTCCGGGCAGCCAAGGCGTGATCATCGCCAACTCGGACATCTTTGCCAAACCGCTAGAAAAACTCCTGACGATTGGCGGCGTCTCCGTCGATATCATGCGCCCGGACGACATCAACAAAACGCTATTGGAAGAAGCCGAGCTTGTTATCTCGGCGATTGGACGTCCGCTTTTTCTTCCTGCCGCACTCCTAAAGAACGGCGCCGTTTTGATCGATGTTGGAACAACGCGTGAAAATGGAAAAACCTACGGCGACTTTGATATCGAATCCATCCGCAATACCGATTGCTGGCTTACGCCTGTGCCGGGGGGAGTTGGTCCGATGACGGTGGCGTTGTTACTGAAGAACGTCCTTCGATTGGCAAAACTTCGTTAA
- the mraY gene encoding phospho-N-acetylmuramoyl-pentapeptide-transferase has translation MIADLIQVARPLGMTALAFAISAIAMPGLIRLLKHFKMGKQIRDAASAPVMAAKHAAKAGTPTMGGIVIWATVLLIVFAFAFGCKLFPGTWLCDANFLSRGQTWLPLGLMALAAIVGLVDDYLNIRRLGGGKGGGLRMRYRILSYALVAVLGAWWFYTRLGWDQLHVPFVGTYDIGLWYVPFFILVVVSTSFSVNEIDGLDGLAGGTLFASFGAYAVIAWSQGRFDLATLCAAIIGALIGFLWFNINPADVFMGDTGAMSLGTVLAVVALMTNQPLLLLVIGLPFVIESLSVIIQITSKKLRGKKVFLSAPIHHHLEAIGWSEPRIVMRFWMISFVLAGLGIVLALIDSI, from the coding sequence ATGATCGCTGATTTGATACAGGTTGCGCGTCCGCTCGGCATGACGGCATTGGCATTTGCGATTTCCGCGATCGCGATGCCTGGCCTTATTCGCTTGCTCAAACATTTCAAGATGGGCAAGCAAATCCGCGACGCGGCATCGGCTCCTGTCATGGCTGCCAAGCACGCCGCAAAAGCCGGAACGCCGACCATGGGTGGAATCGTGATTTGGGCGACGGTTTTGTTGATCGTTTTTGCTTTTGCTTTTGGATGCAAGCTGTTTCCCGGAACATGGCTATGTGATGCGAACTTTCTTTCACGTGGACAAACTTGGTTGCCGCTTGGCTTGATGGCGTTAGCTGCGATTGTCGGTTTGGTTGATGATTACCTTAATATTCGCCGACTAGGTGGTGGAAAAGGCGGCGGTTTGCGCATGCGCTATCGCATTTTGTCGTATGCGCTTGTGGCAGTGCTTGGAGCCTGGTGGTTTTACACGCGCTTGGGTTGGGATCAACTTCACGTTCCATTTGTCGGAACGTATGACATCGGTTTGTGGTATGTGCCGTTTTTTATCCTTGTTGTTGTATCGACCTCATTTTCTGTTAATGAAATTGATGGACTTGATGGATTGGCCGGGGGAACGTTGTTTGCGTCTTTTGGAGCCTATGCCGTGATCGCTTGGTCTCAGGGTCGTTTTGATCTTGCGACCTTGTGTGCGGCTATTATCGGCGCGTTGATCGGATTCCTTTGGTTCAATATCAATCCGGCTGATGTGTTTATGGGCGATACGGGCGCGATGTCGCTTGGAACCGTGCTCGCTGTTGTTGCATTGATGACCAATCAGCCGCTGCTGCTGCTTGTGATTGGTTTGCCCTTTGTGATCGAGAGCTTGTCTGTGATCATTCAGATTACGAGCAAGAAATTGCGCGGTAAGAAAGTCTTTTTGTCGGCACCGATTCATCATCACTTGGAAGCGATTGGATGGAGCGAGCCGAGAATCGTGATGCGTTTTTGGATGATTTCGTTTGTGCTGGCCGGACTTGGAATCGTGCTTGCGCTTATCGATTCTATCTAA
- a CDS encoding NifU family protein, with the protein MKSEIEEVLNVVRGSLAMHGGNVELIDADPETGKVQVRFQGACVGCPMSEMTFKAGIEETLLEMLPDVKEVEQVV; encoded by the coding sequence ATGAAGTCGGAGATCGAGGAGGTCTTGAATGTGGTGCGCGGCAGCCTTGCGATGCATGGAGGCAATGTGGAGTTGATCGACGCGGATCCGGAGACGGGAAAAGTACAGGTTCGGTTCCAGGGGGCGTGTGTCGGATGCCCTATGTCGGAAATGACGTTTAAAGCCGGTATTGAAGAGACCTTGCTTGAGATGCTTCCGGACGTAAAAGAGGTCGAGCAGGTCGTCTAA
- a CDS encoding phytoene/squalene synthase family protein: MTTELESAYDVCRTIQAQHGKSYYFATRFFPKDLRLATFALYAFFRLPDEIVDNPKTNDVKGELERYREEWRSGESRQPVLMAARDTFQRFQIPFEYSESFLDAMIQDTWKNRYATYEELEQYMYGSAAVVGLMMSHVIGFQGEALVYAKKLGYAMQLTNFLRDIREDLETRDRIYLPQDELARYGITEEDLRSHQMTAAFESFMKFQIARADRLYEEANKGIHLLHRRGRFAVRSASDLYRAILRKIEQQAYHIFLKRVSTSALEKIRITIQSRFNV, from the coding sequence ATGACGACAGAACTTGAGAGCGCTTATGACGTTTGCCGAACGATCCAGGCTCAGCATGGAAAGAGTTATTATTTTGCCACGCGTTTTTTCCCCAAGGATTTACGTTTAGCAACGTTTGCGCTTTATGCGTTTTTTCGTCTACCGGATGAGATCGTCGATAATCCGAAGACGAATGATGTTAAGGGTGAGCTGGAGCGCTATCGCGAAGAGTGGAGGTCGGGAGAAAGCCGCCAACCGGTCTTGATGGCGGCTCGTGATACATTTCAACGTTTTCAAATCCCGTTTGAATACTCGGAGTCGTTTTTGGATGCGATGATACAGGATACCTGGAAAAATCGTTACGCAACCTATGAGGAGTTGGAGCAGTATATGTATGGATCTGCCGCTGTGGTAGGACTCATGATGTCGCATGTCATCGGCTTTCAAGGCGAGGCTCTCGTTTATGCCAAGAAGCTTGGATATGCGATGCAACTCACAAATTTTTTACGCGATATCCGCGAGGATCTGGAGACCCGTGACCGTATCTATCTTCCGCAGGATGAGCTCGCGCGATATGGGATCACGGAAGAAGATTTGCGTTCGCATCAAATGACGGCTGCGTTTGAATCGTTCATGAAATTTCAAATTGCCAGAGCGGACCGACTCTATGAAGAGGCGAATAAGGGCATCCATCTCTTACATCGACGAGGCCGTTTTGCCGTTCGTTCTGCGAGCGATTTATACCGGGCGATCTTACGCAAGATCGAGCAGCAGGCATATCATATTTTTCTGAAGCGCGTTTCTACAAGCGCATTGGAAAAAATCCGTATAACGATTCAATCTCGATTTAACGTATGA
- a CDS encoding polyprenyl synthetase family protein — MEIQAFKKRFDPVLEQLLKKILGSYQGLTKDVFIRETIDYSRELLMAGGKRVRPYMAWLTYKASGGRDDKRVLEVFAGLELFHAFALVHDDIMDHGTERHGIKTAHQHIASRLKQLKRHGDHKHFGEAQAILIGDLLFAWSVGQVAGTKGWPAFQMMIDEVMVGQMIDVDVMTRRSVDDALLADKMRLKTASYTFVRPMQVGAAIAGANGKTARFCEAYGLPLGTAFQIQDDLLDLTTPSSKTGKTAFSDLREGNHTVFTQFIRMRGTAKQKRELELMVGAELTEKDRPRVMALFLESGAFEHGMALIDGYFEEALDAVDAAKLKPVHAKPFRQLVEYIRARAT, encoded by the coding sequence ATGGAGATACAGGCTTTTAAGAAGCGGTTTGATCCGGTTTTGGAGCAGTTGCTCAAGAAAATCTTAGGTTCTTATCAAGGTCTGACAAAGGATGTCTTTATCAGAGAGACGATCGATTATAGCCGCGAGCTTTTAATGGCTGGCGGCAAACGCGTTCGACCTTATATGGCATGGCTTACCTATAAGGCTTCTGGTGGACGCGATGATAAGCGTGTGCTTGAAGTTTTTGCCGGGCTAGAATTGTTTCACGCTTTTGCGCTTGTCCATGATGACATCATGGACCATGGAACCGAACGACATGGCATCAAAACGGCGCATCAGCACATTGCTTCACGTTTGAAGCAACTGAAACGCCATGGCGACCATAAGCATTTCGGGGAGGCTCAAGCGATTTTAATTGGCGATTTGCTTTTTGCCTGGTCGGTTGGTCAGGTGGCAGGTACAAAGGGTTGGCCGGCATTCCAGATGATGATCGATGAGGTGATGGTTGGGCAGATGATCGATGTTGATGTGATGACGAGACGCTCTGTTGATGATGCATTGCTGGCGGATAAGATGCGTTTGAAAACGGCGAGCTATACGTTTGTCAGACCCATGCAGGTTGGTGCTGCGATTGCCGGAGCGAATGGAAAGACAGCGCGCTTTTGTGAAGCATACGGGCTGCCTCTCGGTACGGCATTTCAGATCCAGGATGATTTGCTCGATTTAACAACGCCATCGAGTAAGACTGGAAAGACCGCATTCTCTGATTTACGAGAGGGGAATCATACGGTATTTACGCAATTTATCCGTATGCGCGGTACAGCAAAGCAGAAACGTGAGTTGGAGCTGATGGTTGGAGCGGAGCTGACGGAGAAGGACCGCCCTCGCGTGATGGCATTGTTTCTTGAATCGGGTGCGTTTGAGCATGGCATGGCGCTGATCGATGGATATTTTGAAGAGGCGCTTGATGCCGTTGATGCAGCGAAACTTAAGCCGGTTCATGCCAAGCCATTCCGCCAGCTTGTCGAGTATATTCGAGCTCGAGCCACTTGA
- the ftsW gene encoding putative lipid II flippase FtsW: MKYTLRQRLLALDPVLVGLVLGLTVLGLAVLMSATGPVAFQRYDDSLFFVKRQILQGVLPGMTLFLLFAFIDYRIWKRLAFPALVASFGLLLLPYVPGIGVEVGGSHSWATIAGLRFQPSEIVKFSFLIYLAAWFAGRTPERMRDWHELVPFAGALGGVCLMLVAQPDTGTTAVIAVMSLFMYVYSGAPMVWFIGMSAAGAAVITMLIKLSPYRAARFMTFLHPELDPKGIGYHINQAILAVGSGGFLGLGFGKSRQKFLYLPEVEADSIFAVMAEELGFFLTLLVLMLFVAFVWRCFVISRKSRDRFGSLLAAGFGCWIGIQAWMNIASMIGLMPITGVTLPFISHGGTSLTILLAAAGLVAGIPRAEREL, translated from the coding sequence ATGAAGTACACGCTCCGACAACGCCTGCTCGCCCTCGACCCGGTTCTTGTCGGACTGGTTTTGGGTTTGACGGTGCTCGGGCTTGCGGTGCTTATGTCAGCGACGGGGCCTGTGGCGTTTCAGCGCTACGATGACTCGTTGTTTTTTGTGAAGCGCCAGATTCTTCAAGGCGTGCTTCCGGGAATGACATTGTTCTTGCTGTTTGCCTTTATCGATTATCGTATTTGGAAGCGTTTGGCATTTCCGGCATTGGTTGCGTCATTTGGCTTACTGCTTTTGCCATATGTTCCCGGAATTGGTGTCGAGGTTGGAGGTTCGCATAGCTGGGCGACGATAGCCGGTTTGCGTTTTCAGCCGTCGGAAATCGTGAAATTTTCATTCCTGATTTATTTGGCAGCGTGGTTTGCAGGGCGTACGCCGGAACGGATGCGCGATTGGCATGAGCTTGTGCCATTTGCCGGAGCGCTTGGCGGCGTTTGTCTGATGTTGGTAGCGCAGCCAGATACGGGAACGACGGCTGTTATCGCGGTGATGTCATTGTTCATGTATGTGTACTCCGGTGCTCCGATGGTTTGGTTTATCGGTATGTCGGCTGCAGGCGCTGCAGTGATTACGATGTTGATCAAGCTTTCTCCTTATCGTGCAGCGCGTTTCATGACGTTTTTGCATCCGGAGCTGGATCCAAAAGGTATTGGCTATCATATCAACCAAGCTATTTTGGCGGTTGGCTCCGGGGGATTTCTTGGTTTGGGTTTTGGAAAGTCGCGTCAAAAATTTTTGTACCTGCCAGAAGTCGAGGCTGACTCGATCTTTGCCGTGATGGCTGAGGAGCTTGGATTCTTTCTTACATTGCTCGTGCTCATGCTATTTGTCGCTTTTGTGTGGCGATGTTTTGTGATCTCTCGTAAATCAAGAGATCGCTTTGGTTCCTTGCTTGCTGCCGGATTTGGATGTTGGATTGGGATACAGGCTTGGATGAATATCGCTTCCATGATCGGGCTTATGCCGATTACGGGTGTTACATTGCCATTTATTTCACATGGAGGTACTTCTTTAACGATTTTGCTTGCCGCTGCCGGGTTGGTTGCTGGGATTCCGCGTGCTGAACGTGAACTATAA
- a CDS encoding CTP synthase — protein MPKRRTFVFIAGGVMSGVGKGVASASLGAILKARGLKVMAVKIDPYINVDAGTMNPVEHGEVFVTRDGDETDQDIGNYERFLDEDILKVNYMTTGRVYLSVIQRERALGYGGKTVEVVPHVPQEVIGRIQAAAKHHDADVTIIEIGGTVGEYQNVLFLEAARMMQIATPNDVLVGLVSYFPVPGALGEMKTKPTQYAVRTLNSAGIQPDFIIGRSTHPIDEPRKKKLAIQCSVGPDDIFSAPDVRSVYEVPQVMEREGLGMQVVKKLKLRAKKPDLRYWKKLVASIEQSQKPVRIGIVGKYAASGEFNLSDAYISVLESVKHAAWSIGRKPEIVWLDAGDLENGKRKIEGIKQLKKLDGILVPGGFGSRGVEGKIFAAQYAREHKIPYLGLCYGMQLACVEFARHVLHHKGANTTEIDPQTTHPVIHLMNEQEEKMKNKSYGGSMRLGSYLCRLKAGSMARKLYGESAIEERHRHRYEFNSDYRKSFEAKGMMISGESPDGTLAEIVELKKHPFFMGTQAHPEFLSRPFKPHPLFLGFVKAASKK, from the coding sequence ATGCCAAAGCGACGCACATTTGTTTTCATTGCCGGAGGCGTTATGTCCGGTGTCGGTAAAGGAGTCGCGTCCGCATCGTTGGGCGCGATTTTAAAAGCCAGAGGGTTGAAGGTGATGGCGGTGAAGATCGATCCGTACATTAATGTCGATGCGGGAACAATGAATCCTGTTGAACATGGCGAGGTCTTTGTGACGCGCGATGGCGATGAGACAGATCAGGATATTGGAAATTATGAACGCTTTCTTGATGAAGACATCTTGAAGGTGAATTACATGACAACGGGCCGAGTATATTTGTCGGTTATTCAGCGGGAACGTGCGCTCGGATACGGTGGAAAGACGGTCGAAGTTGTGCCGCATGTGCCGCAGGAAGTTATTGGTCGAATTCAAGCTGCGGCCAAGCATCATGATGCGGATGTCACGATTATCGAGATTGGCGGGACGGTGGGCGAGTACCAGAACGTTTTGTTTCTTGAAGCGGCGCGCATGATGCAGATTGCGACACCGAATGATGTTTTGGTTGGTTTGGTGAGCTATTTTCCAGTTCCAGGCGCATTAGGAGAGATGAAAACCAAGCCGACGCAATACGCGGTGCGTACGCTTAACTCTGCTGGTATTCAGCCGGATTTCATCATCGGACGATCAACGCATCCGATCGATGAACCTCGCAAAAAGAAATTGGCGATTCAATGCTCTGTTGGACCTGATGATATTTTTAGCGCGCCTGATGTTAGGTCGGTTTATGAAGTGCCACAGGTTATGGAGCGAGAGGGGTTGGGCATGCAAGTTGTGAAGAAGCTGAAGCTGCGCGCCAAGAAGCCGGATTTGCGGTATTGGAAAAAATTGGTTGCGAGCATTGAGCAATCCCAGAAGCCGGTGCGTATCGGCATTGTGGGTAAGTATGCGGCGAGCGGGGAGTTTAATTTGAGCGATGCCTATATCTCCGTGCTTGAGTCGGTGAAGCATGCGGCATGGTCGATAGGACGGAAGCCGGAGATTGTTTGGTTGGATGCAGGGGATTTGGAAAATGGGAAGCGGAAAATCGAGGGGATTAAGCAGCTCAAGAAACTCGATGGAATTCTTGTTCCAGGCGGATTTGGGAGTCGTGGAGTCGAAGGAAAGATTTTTGCCGCGCAGTATGCACGTGAACATAAGATTCCGTATTTGGGATTGTGTTACGGGATGCAATTGGCTTGCGTCGAGTTTGCTCGACATGTGCTGCATCATAAGGGTGCGAATACGACGGAGATCGATCCGCAGACGACGCACCCGGTTATCCATCTCATGAATGAGCAGGAGGAGAAGATGAAGAATAAGTCTTATGGCGGATCGATGCGTTTGGGATCTTATCTTTGTCGACTGAAGGCGGGATCGATGGCAAGGAAGCTTTATGGAGAGTCCGCGATCGAGGAGCGACATCGCCATCGATATGAGTTTAATTCGGATTATCGCAAATCATTTGAAGCAAAGGGAATGATGATTAGCGGAGAATCGCCGGACGGAACGCTTGCGGAGATTGTCGAATTGAAGAAGCATCCGTTTTTTATGGGGACGCAGGCGCATCCGGAATTCCTGTCGCGGCCGTTTAAGCCGCATCCGTTGTTTCTCGGGTTTGTGAAAGCGGCAAGTAAGAAATAA
- the rpmA gene encoding 50S ribosomal protein L27 → MAHKKAGGSTSYGRDSQGQRLGVKKYAGEYVKTGNIIVRQRGSVIRAGLNVMKGKDDTLFAAAPGIVKFTNKRMRRYTGHFKLAKFANVIPAEAKAEAK, encoded by the coding sequence ATGGCACATAAAAAGGCTGGCGGTTCTACAAGTTACGGCCGCGATTCCCAGGGTCAGCGCCTGGGTGTTAAGAAGTACGCCGGTGAATATGTAAAAACCGGTAATATTATCGTTCGCCAGCGTGGCAGCGTTATTCGCGCCGGCTTGAACGTTATGAAGGGCAAGGATGACACCCTTTTCGCCGCCGCTCCTGGTATCGTCAAATTTACCAACAAGCGCATGCGCCGCTACACCGGACACTTCAAACTCGCCAAGTTTGCCAACGTGATCCCGGCCGAAGCCAAAGCAGAAGCCAAATAA
- a CDS encoding glycosyltransferase, which translates to MKTIAFAGGGTLGPVTPLLAVAKAIRIASSRTPRNDTFEFVWFGTPDGPERAVVEAEGMRFIPITVAKLPRHVDIRLFTFPFDSMKAHREAKEALQSIKPSVVVTAGGFTGVPVVREAAKLGIPCVMHQLDVVPGLSNRAVAKLCQSITTSFEYDKLPFGVESKRIATPSRFLSEVMPTKQEARQHFGFDDTKPVVLIVGGGTGASALNHAIDHELEGWLGFAQVLHVTGKGKMESRNNRQGYVVREFLNAEEMKYAYAAADLVVTRAGIGALSEVAALSKPAVIVPISGNQQEENAKAFHRAKAGLYVKQDQEDFSSILVKLAKHILSDARELERMGNAAHEFFATDNGTELGELVLKIASLSDSSQ; encoded by the coding sequence ATGAAAACGATTGCTTTTGCCGGAGGAGGAACGCTTGGACCTGTCACGCCGCTTTTGGCCGTGGCGAAGGCGATCAGGATTGCTTCGTCACGGACTCCTCGCAATGACACCTTCGAATTTGTCTGGTTTGGAACGCCGGATGGACCAGAGCGTGCGGTGGTTGAAGCGGAGGGAATGCGTTTTATCCCGATTACGGTTGCCAAGCTGCCGCGACATGTTGATATTCGGTTATTTACGTTCCCATTTGATTCGATGAAGGCACATCGTGAGGCAAAAGAGGCGCTTCAATCGATTAAGCCTTCTGTGGTGGTGACGGCTGGAGGGTTTACCGGCGTTCCGGTGGTGAGAGAAGCAGCGAAGCTCGGTATTCCGTGCGTGATGCATCAATTGGATGTTGTTCCGGGTTTGTCGAATCGTGCCGTGGCTAAATTATGCCAATCGATCACGACTTCATTTGAGTACGATAAATTGCCTTTTGGAGTCGAATCAAAGCGGATTGCGACGCCTTCACGTTTTTTATCGGAAGTGATGCCGACGAAGCAAGAGGCGCGTCAGCATTTTGGTTTTGATGATACAAAGCCCGTGGTTTTGATTGTTGGCGGAGGGACGGGTGCATCGGCATTAAATCACGCGATTGATCATGAACTGGAAGGATGGTTGGGATTTGCTCAGGTTTTGCATGTCACAGGAAAAGGAAAGATGGAGTCCCGGAATAATCGCCAAGGATATGTTGTACGAGAGTTTTTAAATGCTGAAGAGATGAAGTATGCGTATGCCGCGGCTGATTTGGTGGTGACGCGCGCTGGCATTGGGGCTCTGTCAGAAGTTGCTGCTCTCTCTAAGCCTGCCGTTATTGTGCCGATTTCCGGGAATCAGCAGGAGGAGAATGCCAAGGCTTTTCATCGCGCCAAGGCTGGGTTGTATGTGAAACAGGATCAGGAGGATTTTTCCAGCATTCTTGTGAAGTTGGCAAAGCATATTTTGTCTGATGCGCGAGAACTTGAGCGCATGGGAAACGCAGCGCATGAATTTTTTGCTACGGATAATGGAACGGAGTTGGGAGAGTTGGTTCTCAAGATTGCTTCGCTGTCGGACTCCTCGCAATGA
- the crtI gene encoding phytoene desaturase, translated as MKKAVIIGSGFGGLGTACFLAKAGYEVVVFEKNEQPGGRASVFSEKGYTFDMGPSWYLMPDIFEHFFQLMGERVEDYLDLKKLQPSYRIFFKDENRVVDIHSDLEKDLPTLEALEPGSTPQVREYLKRSGYQYEVAKNHFLFKNYDSILDFFNWKTMIEGSRLSVFTKMDRYVKRFFKSDALQKIMQYTLVFLGSSPYNTPALYNIMSHIDFSMGVFYPQGGIYKIVEAFVAMAKKNGATIEIEKEVKRILVDQGKAHGVELMDGSVVQADLVISNADIAFTDMVLTPEGSRMHDDTYWKSRTLAPSAFIMYLGVDGRIPELTHHNLIFSKNWEKNFAEIFDRPQWPSDPSLYVCAPSVTDPSVAPSGKENLFVLVPIASGLEYTQGQLEQYGDKILGMMESEMKIPNLQKRIEYKKFFSVKDFGERYHSLGGSALGLAHTMGQTAIFRPNNINRKVENLLYVGAGTNPGIGMPICLVSAELAYKRIVGDSSDGPLAGVIQREEK; from the coding sequence ATGAAAAAAGCTGTGATTATCGGTTCCGGATTTGGCGGATTGGGTACAGCCTGTTTCCTTGCCAAAGCCGGTTATGAGGTCGTCGTGTTTGAAAAAAATGAACAGCCGGGCGGAAGGGCATCGGTGTTTTCTGAGAAAGGGTACACGTTTGACATGGGACCGTCCTGGTACCTGATGCCGGATATTTTTGAGCATTTTTTTCAATTGATGGGAGAGCGTGTTGAGGACTATCTCGACTTGAAAAAGCTTCAACCTTCTTACCGGATTTTTTTTAAGGATGAGAATCGCGTCGTGGATATTCATTCTGATTTGGAAAAAGATCTTCCGACACTGGAAGCCTTAGAACCCGGCAGCACGCCGCAGGTCCGCGAATATTTGAAGCGCTCGGGGTATCAGTATGAAGTCGCTAAGAATCACTTCTTGTTCAAGAATTACGATTCGATTCTGGATTTTTTCAATTGGAAAACGATGATCGAGGGTAGCCGTCTCTCGGTATTTACCAAGATGGATCGATATGTAAAGCGCTTCTTTAAAAGCGATGCTTTGCAAAAGATCATGCAATATACGCTGGTATTTCTTGGGAGCTCGCCCTATAACACCCCTGCGCTCTACAACATCATGAGCCACATCGATTTTTCGATGGGTGTCTTTTATCCGCAGGGTGGCATCTACAAGATTGTCGAGGCTTTCGTTGCTATGGCAAAGAAAAATGGTGCAACGATCGAGATAGAGAAAGAAGTGAAGCGCATTCTTGTGGATCAAGGGAAAGCACATGGTGTGGAGCTCATGGATGGATCGGTTGTTCAAGCCGATCTCGTGATCTCAAATGCGGATATTGCTTTTACGGACATGGTTTTGACACCGGAAGGATCGCGAATGCATGACGACACGTATTGGAAATCGCGTACGCTCGCACCGTCTGCGTTTATTATGTATTTGGGCGTTGATGGACGTATTCCTGAATTAACGCATCATAATCTTATTTTCTCAAAAAATTGGGAAAAGAATTTTGCAGAGATTTTTGATCGTCCGCAGTGGCCGAGCGATCCATCGCTCTATGTTTGCGCGCCATCTGTTACGGATCCGAGCGTTGCTCCCTCCGGAAAGGAAAACCTTTTTGTTTTGGTTCCGATCGCATCCGGGCTTGAATACACTCAAGGGCAATTGGAGCAGTACGGCGACAAAATTCTCGGCATGATGGAATCAGAGATGAAGATTCCAAATTTACAAAAGCGCATTGAGTACAAAAAATTTTTTAGCGTGAAAGATTTTGGCGAGCGCTATCATAGCTTGGGAGGTTCGGCGCTAGGACTTGCTCACACGATGGGACAGACGGCGATTTTTAGGCCAAATAATATTAATCGCAAGGTTGAGAATCTTTTGTATGTTGGAGCTGGAACCAATCCGGGTATCGGAATGCCGATTTGCTTGGTTTCGGCCGAGCTGGCTTATAAGCGTATCGTTGGTGATTCGAGCGATGGACCATTAGCCGGCGTAATTCAACGCGAAGAGAAATAA